A stretch of DNA from Paenibacillus albus:
TATCCGCATGCCGTTCATGGACGGCATTGAGCTGATGGAGGTACTCTATCGACAATATCCGTTCATACACGTTGTGATCCTATCCGGACACAGCGATTTCGAGTATGCGCAGAGAGCGATTCAGCACGGAGCAGTCGATTATTTGCTCAAGCCGGTCCAATTCAATCAGCTGACACATACGTTCGAGCAGCTGATTCTTCGTTTGCGCGAAAAGAAGCAGGCCGAGCATAGGGAGCTCGTGCTCAGGCGCAAAGCTGCCCAGCTGACGATGGTGCTGCGCGAGAACTTCCTGCGCCGGCTAATGCAAAGGCGGGTGGAGCCGGACGAGCTGGAGCAAGGAGCCTCGGAAGGCGAGCTGCTGCTCCATAGCGGATATTTTGCCGCAGCGGCTGTTCGGCTAGACCGATTACAGGGAAGCGGGATCAGCCTCCCCGAACGGGAGGAGAAGCTGCTCGCTTTCTCGCTCGATAATATTATTACCGAGCTGTGGGATGCCAGGGAGCTAGGCTACCATCTAATCGAGCCGGGAGGCGGCAGCTTCATGTTAATTGCGATTCACCGCGAGGCAGCGGAGCAGTTTGAGTCGATTCTAGAGCAGCTTGTGAAATATACCGGATTATTCAAATCCACCTTCTCTCTTGGCGTTGGTCCCCCAGTCGAGGATGCCCAGGAGCTGCATCGCTCCGCAAGATCCGCACAGCAGGCACTCGCTCGGAACACCGATGCGGGAGTTATCTGCTATAGCAGTACTGAACTGCAAGAGGGTAAAGACTTCCAGAACTCCAGCATTACCGTCAGACGCCCCCCCGACTCTGACCCCGCCCGGACCGAACCGTATTCAGGCAGCGGGGAAACGAAGCAGGATCAGCTGACTCTTCTGCAAGCAAAGCAATTTATTCAAGACAACTACAGCCGCAGCATTACGCTCAAAGAAGTGGCGGACCAAGTCTATCTGTCGCAGAGCCATCTGTCCTTGCTCTTTAAAGAGCGGGGAGAAACCTACCTCAAGTTCCTCACCTCCATCCGGATGAAGAAAGCTACCGAGCTCCTCGTCACTACCCATTTGAAGATTTACGAGATTGTCGAGCTGGTTGGTTACTCGGACCCTGCGTACTTCGCAGAGATTTGCAAGAAACACACCGGCAAAACGCCCAATGAGCTTCGCGGCAAAGCCGGCAGCAAGCTTGGGAGGAATAGCGAATGAGCTGGATGCGGAGCAAGCTTAGCCCGACGGTTGCCCGCATTGTAGTCTTATCCGTGCTGCTGACGCTCGCTTGCCAAGTCGCACTCGTCTATATTGGCCTGACGTATGCGGGCTCCATCGGCAAAACAATCAACGCTAAACGGGTCGAGGGTGTCCTCGATCAGTTTCAGAAGAATATGCAATACCAGCTTAGTGACGTGAACAATCTGCTCCTGCTGCTGCAAACGCCGGAGTTTAACGATTTTTTCAAAAACCAGATGACGCTTCGAGACGAATTCACCGTTGCGCGCGAAGAGCAGAAGCTGCTCAGCAAGCTGAACGGGCTTCATTTATCTCCTTCAATGATCAGCTCGATCTACTTCATCGGCGCCGACATCAATCAGCAGTCCCTTCGCAAAATAACGAATTCGTCCCGTTTCGAGAAGCTGCCTCATCTCCAAACCGAGGTGCTGCGCAGCTCTGGGCTTGAGGAGTTGTTTCTGCCTTCTCACGATCAATTTACGGTATACACCAAGGATGATTTCTCCCGCCACTTTCATACGGACAACAAGCTGCTGACACCAGAGAATATTAATGGCCTAAGTCTGTTTATCCATAGTATTCAAGATCATCTCGTCATTACGAATGGGAACGAGAACGGGGTATTTATCTTCATCGTGCTGGACGACCGTTTCTTCAATCAGGCGCTGCCGCTGAAGAAGATCGCACATACGCAGTTCTCGCTCGTTGGTCAGGATAACCGGGTGCTGTGGTCGACTGCAGAGAATCAGCTGAAGCAAGCGATCGTCAGCGGTGTGTCTGCGAAGAGCGTCAGCGGTACCGCCTACACCAACACTATCAAGGATCTGTTCCCGTTCAAGCTGCGAATCGTTTATTCCGAGGAAGCGAACTCTCACCTCTCGTTCAAATCGAGCCTCATGCTCAGGATGATAGGCGTCGCGCTGGTAACCTTGTTCATGACGCTTTTTATAAGCCTCTTTTACTTGAAAAAAGTGTTCAAGCCATTTCGTATCATTTCGCGCAAAATCAAAAATCAGCCCATGAGCCATGAGGACGACCTGGTCCTTCGCTCCTTGCCGGAACATATTGTCCGCAAAGGGTTTCATTCCATCTCCATGCGCAACAAGCTCATTCTTGTCTTATTCTTGGCGGTCAGCTTGCCGGCGATTACCGACGGAGTCCTGTACGCTCGGTTTCTGTCCCATGACG
This window harbors:
- a CDS encoding response regulator — translated: MVKLLIVEDEKEIREGLAAWVWDSVGIEVTGTCAHGLEALQFISERPVDIVLTDIRMPFMDGIELMEVLYRQYPFIHVVILSGHSDFEYAQRAIQHGAVDYLLKPVQFNQLTHTFEQLILRLREKKQAEHRELVLRRKAAQLTMVLRENFLRRLMQRRVEPDELEQGASEGELLLHSGYFAAAAVRLDRLQGSGISLPEREEKLLAFSLDNIITELWDARELGYHLIEPGGGSFMLIAIHREAAEQFESILEQLVKYTGLFKSTFSLGVGPPVEDAQELHRSARSAQQALARNTDAGVICYSSTELQEGKDFQNSSITVRRPPDSDPARTEPYSGSGETKQDQLTLLQAKQFIQDNYSRSITLKEVADQVYLSQSHLSLLFKERGETYLKFLTSIRMKKATELLVTTHLKIYEIVELVGYSDPAYFAEICKKHTGKTPNELRGKAGSKLGRNSE